In Streptococcus gallolyticus subsp. gallolyticus DSM 16831, the sequence ACTCTTTCCACTTGAAGCAGGACCATCAATCGCAATTCTAATTGATTTCATGATTTCCTTTTCTTCCTAATTAATATAAACTTCATCTCCTGGGTTAGCATACCAATAACCCGATGTCATGTGGTCAGGGTTAAGCTCATAGAGTGTTTCAACTGAAATGCCTGCACGTGCTGCAATAGAAGCTGCACCTTCTCCTGATAAAACAGTAATAGTGTCGCCGCTACCAGTAGAGCTTGAAGATTCAGTTGTATCATCTGAACTTGCATCTGTTGAAGACTCATCAGTCGTTGTTTCAGCAGTTGTCTCTGATGATGACGCTTCTGACGACGAAGAAACAACGCTAGATGATGATGCACCATAAAAATTCGATGTTTCTGATGCTTTATCACTACCACGATTTGAAGTGTAAAAAACAACAAACAAAATCGCAACCACAATGACAAAGAAAATACTAAGCAACGCTGTCAACAAAGGCGTACTAATAGCAGAGCCTTTTGTTTTACGGCTGATTTTAATTTCGTTGTCATCGACTACTTTTTCTTCCCACGGTTGTTTTGCCATAATGTCCCCTTGTTAAATAAATCAATTCATATTACAATAATACTATGAAAGTATCAATAATTCCTGAAAAATGTATTGCTTGCGGCCTATGCCAGACATATTCTAAACTTTTTGATTACCATGATGACGGTATCGTAAAATTTGCTGATTCTGAGGACTTAGAAAAAGTTGTTCCTAACTCAGATCAAGACACCCTCACTGCTATCAAATCTTGCCCAACAAAGGCTCTTACGATTTTGTAGGAGCTTTTTTGTTAGCCTTGTAAGCTTCAAAGTAATCCAGCTTGATAAAATTGTCTATCAATTCTACTTCGCCAAGAAAGTCAGGATGAACTGCCAAAGCATCTAAAAAGTATTTCTTAGGCCATTTTCTCATATAAAAAATACGGTCTGGCTGATTTTTGATTTTTATGATAATACCAGATTTGTTGACTTCAATCTTTTTAATCTGCGCAATCGCTACGCTTGATTTTTTAAAAGGATTCAAAGAAACAATCCGTAATCTTCCATTTTCTTCGATAACGAAATACCGATGAAAACCAAGACCAACCAGCACAATAAAGATAGCAAATAAGATAAAAAATTGACTTGGTATTTTTGTCCGCTCAAACAGTAATGATAAGCCGATAAACATTGGCGCTACAGCAATTGACCAATAGATAATTGACCAAGATAACTCAGGTTGCCAATGGTATCGCATCTTTCCAAAGATTTTAATCATAACAGTCCTCCATTAGTCTAATCTAACAAACAATACTTATGTAAAGCTTAAGGTTATTTTTGGACAATACCGATAATAACATCCACAGCTTTTTCCATTGTTTGAAGACTGACAAATTCAAAGCGACCATGCATATTTTCACCACCTGCAAATAGGTTTGGTGTAGGAATTCCCATAAATGAGATTTTTGAACCATCTGTTCCGCCACGAATTGGCTCGATAACTGGCTTGATTTCCAAATCTTCCATGACTTCTTTAGCAAGTTCAACTGGTGTCATGTCTTTTTCAATGATTTTCTTCATATTGTAGTATTGGTCATGAAGATTGACAATAACACTTTCTTTACCTAATTCAGCATTCATCTTATCAGCGATTTCTTGAACCAATTTTTTACGATTTTCAAATGAGTCGTCTTCAAAATCACGGATAATATATGAGCTGTGCGCTTTTTCCACAGTACCTTCCATACCATGTAAATGGAAGAATCCTTCATAGCCTTCTGTATTTTCAGGACGTTCATTTTCTGGTAGTTGATTATGGAAATCAATCGCTAGTTGCAAAGCGTTAATCATTTGATTTTTAGCTGTTCCTGGGTGAACGTTACGTCCCATGAAATCAACTTCCAAAGCAGCTGCACTAAATGTTTCGTATTGAATTTCGCCAAGTGGTCCACCATCGACCGTGTAAGCAAAGTCAACGTTGAAATCATCAACATCGAATTTATCAGCACCGACACCGATTTCTTCGTCAGGACCAAAACCAACACGAATCTCACCATGTTTGATTTCAGGATGAGCTACCAAGTATTCAACGGCTGTCATGATTTCAGCGATACCTGATTTATCATCAGAACCAAGAAGGGTTGTTCCGTCAGTTGTTACCAAGGTTTGACCAAGGTAGTTATTTAAATTTGGAAATTCTTCTGGGTTGAGGGCATAACCAGATTGACCAACTTCAATAGCGCCACCTGCATAATTTTCAATAACTTGTGGCTTGATACCTTCAGCGTTAAAATCAGCCGTATCCATGTGTGCGATAAAACCAATTTTTCGTGTTTTTGTTGAATCGTTAGCTGGTAAAGTACCAACAAGATAGCCATTTGTCAAATAGTGTACATCTTGCAAACCAACTGCCTCCATCTCAGGCTTCAAAACGTTTAATGCAAAATCGACTTGAGTCTGAGTTGAAGGTGTTGTAGTACTATCAGGATTACTACGCGTATTCACTTTCACGTAGCTTAAAAAACGATTTAATAAATTTTCGTAAGACATTATTCACCTCTATTTTTTTCATTACCATTATAGCATAAAAAAACAGTCCAGTGGACTGTTTTTTAACGAGTCTTGAAATTAATGAACGAGTTCAGTCCAGTGGACTGTTTTTTCATGAGGCTTGAAATTAATAAACGAGTTCGTTTTAAAATTTAAGACTTTT encodes:
- a CDS encoding SAG1386/EF1546 family surface-associated protein; translation: MAKQPWEEKVVDDNEIKISRKTKGSAISTPLLTALLSIFFVIVVAILFVVFYTSNRGSDKASETSNFYGASSSSVVSSSSEASSSETTAETTTDESSTDASSDDTTESSSSTGSGDTITVLSGEGAASIAARAGISVETLYELNPDHMTSGYWYANPGDEVYIN
- a CDS encoding ferredoxin, which codes for MKVSIIPEKCIACGLCQTYSKLFDYHDDGIVKFADSEDLEKVVPNSDQDTLTAIKSCPTKALTIL
- a CDS encoding EbsA family protein, with translation MIKIFGKMRYHWQPELSWSIIYWSIAVAPMFIGLSLLFERTKIPSQFFILFAIFIVLVGLGFHRYFVIEENGRLRIVSLNPFKKSSVAIAQIKKIEVNKSGIIIKIKNQPDRIFYMRKWPKKYFLDALAVHPDFLGEVELIDNFIKLDYFEAYKANKKAPTKS
- the pepT gene encoding peptidase T translates to MSYENLLNRFLSYVKVNTRSNPDSTTTPSTQTQVDFALNVLKPEMEAVGLQDVHYLTNGYLVGTLPANDSTKTRKIGFIAHMDTADFNAEGIKPQVIENYAGGAIEVGQSGYALNPEEFPNLNNYLGQTLVTTDGTTLLGSDDKSGIAEIMTAVEYLVAHPEIKHGEIRVGFGPDEEIGVGADKFDVDDFNVDFAYTVDGGPLGEIQYETFSAAALEVDFMGRNVHPGTAKNQMINALQLAIDFHNQLPENERPENTEGYEGFFHLHGMEGTVEKAHSSYIIRDFEDDSFENRKKLVQEIADKMNAELGKESVIVNLHDQYYNMKKIIEKDMTPVELAKEVMEDLEIKPVIEPIRGGTDGSKISFMGIPTPNLFAGGENMHGRFEFVSLQTMEKAVDVIIGIVQK